Proteins encoded together in one Synechococcales cyanobacterium T60_A2020_003 window:
- the dnaB gene encoding replicative DNA helicase produces MVHELDFQVYSDRLPPQNIDAEEAILGGILLDPEAIGRIAEVLHPKAFYISAHQDIYRAALTLHSQGQPTDLMSMASWLYDQGILDKVGGQNRLAQLIDCTISAANIDQYAQLVMDKYLRRQLIHVGNEVSRLGYNTSEPIERVLDQAEQKVFGITQVRPTQSLSSTADILTSTFSDIESRSLGLVLPGISCGFYDLDAMTQGFQRSDLIIAAGRPAMGKTSLCLSIARNIAAYHKLPVAVFSLEMSKEQLVYRLLSSEVQIETGRLRSGRISQAEWEPLGHAISNLSQLPVFIDDTPNVSILEMRSKVRRLQAENGGALGLVLVDYLQLMESSGSDNRVQELSRVTRGLKGLARELNVPVIALSQLSRGVESRTNKRPMMSDLRESGAIEQDADLIMMLYRDEYYNPDTPDRGVAELIIAKHRNGPVGTVRLLFEPQYTRFRNLANSNQYAP; encoded by the coding sequence ATGGTTCACGAACTTGACTTTCAGGTCTACAGCGATCGCCTTCCTCCTCAGAATATCGATGCTGAGGAAGCGATTCTGGGCGGTATCCTGCTCGATCCAGAAGCGATCGGTCGGATTGCGGAAGTTCTTCATCCCAAAGCCTTCTATATCAGTGCCCATCAAGATATCTACCGGGCAGCGCTCACGCTTCATAGTCAAGGGCAGCCCACGGACTTGATGAGCATGGCGAGTTGGCTCTACGACCAGGGCATTTTGGATAAGGTCGGAGGGCAAAATCGGCTAGCGCAGTTGATCGACTGCACCATTAGTGCCGCCAACATTGACCAATATGCCCAGCTCGTGATGGATAAGTATCTGCGGCGGCAGTTGATTCATGTGGGCAACGAGGTTTCGCGACTGGGCTACAACACCAGTGAACCGATTGAACGAGTCCTCGATCAGGCTGAACAAAAAGTATTTGGCATTACCCAGGTGCGACCAACCCAGAGTCTATCGTCCACCGCCGATATTTTGACCAGCACCTTTTCGGATATTGAAAGTCGTTCTCTAGGGTTAGTGCTGCCCGGAATCTCCTGCGGCTTCTACGACCTCGACGCCATGACCCAAGGCTTCCAGCGTTCTGACTTGATCATTGCGGCAGGTCGTCCGGCGATGGGTAAAACCAGCCTGTGTCTGAGCATTGCCCGAAACATTGCAGCCTATCACAAGCTGCCCGTCGCTGTGTTTAGCTTGGAAATGTCGAAGGAGCAGTTGGTCTATCGTCTCCTATCCAGCGAAGTGCAGATTGAAACGGGACGGTTGCGCTCAGGGCGGATTAGTCAGGCAGAGTGGGAGCCACTGGGACACGCGATTAGTAACCTGTCCCAGTTGCCTGTGTTTATTGACGATACGCCCAATGTCTCGATTCTCGAAATGCGATCGAAGGTGCGACGTTTGCAGGCGGAAAACGGCGGAGCGCTAGGGCTAGTGTTGGTAGATTACCTCCAGTTGATGGAAAGTAGCGGCAGTGATAATCGGGTGCAAGAACTGTCGCGGGTGACGCGCGGACTGAAGGGCTTGGCACGCGAGTTAAATGTGCCCGTGATTGCCCTATCGCAGTTGAGTCGGGGTGTGGAATCGCGAACGAATAAACGCCCGATGATGTCGGATTTGAGGGAATCTGGAGCCATCGAGCAGGACGCAGACTTAATCATGATGCTGTATCGCGATGAGTACTACAATCCCGATACTCCCGATCGCGGCGTGGCTGAGTTGATCATTGCCAAACATAGAAATGGCCCAGTGGGAACGGTGCGACTCTTGTTTGAACCGCAGTACACCCGGTTCCGGAACCTGGCAAACTCCAATCAATACGCGCCCTAA
- the xth gene encoding exodeoxyribonuclease III, which translates to MKIATWNVNSVRTRLDHLVGWLQDNPVDVLCLQETKVIDADFPRSPLEDLGYNLYISGQKSYNGVAILSRTPLETVDIGFTAILGEAVVNDLDAQKRVISGVVNGIRIVNLYVPNGSSVGSEKYEYKLRWLTLLKQYLETLLADPTLKLCVCGDFNIAPDDRDLHDPEKLKNHIMASEAEREALQSILELGLSDAFRKFTDEAGHYSWWDYRAAAFRRNLGWRIDHHYLSRPLYETAKSCVIDVAPRKLEKPSDHAPVIVEV; encoded by the coding sequence ATGAAAATAGCGACGTGGAATGTAAACTCCGTGCGGACGCGGCTCGATCACCTGGTGGGCTGGCTGCAAGACAATCCTGTAGACGTGCTCTGCCTTCAGGAAACCAAGGTGATTGATGCCGACTTTCCGCGATCGCCCCTCGAAGATCTGGGCTACAACCTTTACATCTCCGGGCAAAAGTCCTACAACGGGGTCGCCATCCTCAGTCGTACTCCCCTAGAGACGGTTGATATTGGGTTTACCGCTATTTTGGGTGAGGCGGTTGTGAATGACCTCGATGCTCAAAAACGGGTGATTTCGGGTGTGGTGAATGGGATTCGAATTGTTAACCTCTACGTTCCCAACGGCTCCTCGGTGGGCAGCGAAAAATATGAATACAAGCTGCGCTGGTTGACGCTACTAAAGCAGTATCTAGAAACGCTTTTAGCTGACCCGACCCTCAAGCTTTGTGTGTGTGGTGATTTCAACATTGCCCCCGATGATCGCGACCTCCACGACCCGGAAAAGCTCAAAAATCACATCATGGCCTCTGAGGCTGAGCGTGAGGCGTTGCAATCGATTCTGGAGCTGGGGTTGTCGGATGCGTTTCGCAAATTTACCGACGAGGCAGGTCACTATAGTTGGTGGGACTATCGGGCGGCAGCGTTTCGGCGTAATTTAGGCTGGCGCATTGACCACCACTATCTCTCAAGGCCGCTTTATGAAACGGCTAAATCCTGCGTGATTGATGTTGCTCCCCGCAAGCTGGAAAAACCTAGCGATCACGCTCCGGTCATTGTCGAAGTTTAG
- a CDS encoding bifunctional folylpolyglutamate synthase/dihydrofolate synthase, which yields MADVDRTLASFSHFGVELGLERIQRLLANLGNPQDQVPVIHVAGSNGKGSVCAYLSSVLVEAGYRVGRYISPHLVSWCERIWINGVEITPEALRAVLDQVLAAIQPDAPSPTQFEVITAAAWLYFAQQQVDIAVIEVGLGGRLDATNVCDRPLVSVITSISREHWQRLGPTLGDIAYEKAGILKPACPAVIGVLPSDATQVVERRSREVDCPAVWVRPSLDLGSGLAQYQGIQSTPVVEGQDKSIVDPDVGFTYPLPLLGAHQRMNSALAIAALQILQTQGWTITDEQMQSGLAKTQWTARLQWYTWQNCTFLIDAAHNSAGALMLRDYLDQSDRVQTPITWVIGMISNKDHAEVFSALLRPGDTLHLVPVPDHITEAPTNLAAIAQTVCPDLADCLCHNDAIAGLQAALFSTEKPPGTVVLCGSIYMIGYVLKEAQGLTPEGRSQTPI from the coding sequence ATGGCTGATGTTGACCGTACCCTAGCCAGCTTCAGCCATTTTGGGGTTGAACTGGGTCTGGAACGAATTCAGCGGCTTCTGGCGAATTTGGGCAATCCCCAGGATCAGGTTCCGGTGATCCATGTAGCCGGGAGCAACGGTAAAGGATCGGTGTGCGCCTATCTGTCCTCTGTGCTGGTGGAAGCGGGATATCGGGTAGGACGCTACATTTCCCCCCATCTCGTGAGCTGGTGTGAGCGGATTTGGATCAACGGGGTCGAAATTACGCCCGAAGCACTCCGGGCAGTCCTCGATCAGGTGTTGGCCGCCATCCAACCCGACGCCCCTTCTCCAACGCAATTTGAGGTCATCACCGCTGCCGCTTGGCTCTACTTTGCTCAACAGCAGGTGGATATCGCGGTGATCGAAGTCGGATTGGGCGGACGATTAGATGCGACGAATGTGTGCGATCGCCCTTTGGTGAGCGTGATTACCAGCATCAGCCGCGAACACTGGCAGCGCTTGGGGCCAACCCTGGGTGACATTGCCTACGAAAAGGCGGGTATTCTCAAACCAGCCTGTCCAGCCGTGATTGGCGTGCTGCCCTCCGATGCCACCCAGGTTGTCGAACGGCGATCGCGCGAGGTTGATTGTCCGGCGGTTTGGGTACGTCCCTCGCTCGATCTCGGATCTGGACTTGCCCAATATCAGGGGATTCAATCCACACCCGTTGTCGAAGGCCAGGACAAATCCATTGTTGATCCAGACGTGGGATTTACCTATCCCCTACCGCTGCTTGGGGCACACCAGCGCATGAATTCGGCCTTGGCGATCGCCGCCTTACAGATCCTCCAAACCCAGGGTTGGACGATAACCGATGAGCAGATGCAATCCGGCTTAGCCAAAACCCAGTGGACGGCTCGGTTGCAGTGGTATACCTGGCAAAATTGCACGTTCCTAATCGACGCTGCCCATAACTCCGCAGGTGCCCTTATGCTGCGGGACTATCTCGATCAGAGCGATCGCGTTCAAACGCCGATTACCTGGGTAATTGGCATGATTAGCAATAAAGATCATGCCGAGGTTTTCTCCGCCTTGCTGCGTCCTGGAGATACGCTTCACCTCGTGCCCGTACCTGACCACATCACCGAAGCACCGACGAACCTGGCAGCGATCGCCCAAACGGTTTGCCCGGATCTCGCAGACTGCCTATGTCATAATGACGCGATCGCCGGACTCCAGGCCGCGCTCTTTTCTACCGAGAAGCCTCCAGGAACCGTCGTTCTCTGTGGGTCAATTTACATGATTGGCTATGTGCTGAAAGAAGCTCAGGGATTGACACCGGAGGGGCGATCGCAAACACCGATTTAG
- a CDS encoding FHA domain-containing protein: MIVCPNCNHQNPDGAVQCEACYTPLPAMISCPSCGADIQADASFCGQCGFDLRTSVQPAEESALPPTVSPSMGSTPDASAAVVPEPLVAPDPLVAEIPPPPPVPAEAEQASPPSHAPAPKPFGGQTQLQTQTARLLHVQTNTVIELPQNLTVIHIGKPNDRIPPDIDVAGFPNSEIVSRIHADIRVEGDTYYIEDVGSSNGTYINNSPLSLGNRHRLRPGDRIALGKGDQVTFLFQFS, from the coding sequence ATGATTGTTTGTCCCAACTGCAATCACCAAAATCCAGATGGAGCAGTGCAGTGCGAAGCCTGTTACACTCCCCTTCCGGCGATGATTAGCTGCCCGAGTTGCGGAGCCGATATTCAGGCAGATGCAAGTTTCTGTGGGCAGTGTGGGTTTGATCTACGCACGTCTGTCCAGCCTGCTGAAGAGTCTGCTCTCCCACCCACCGTATCCCCTAGCATGGGGAGTACACCAGACGCATCTGCCGCCGTTGTTCCTGAGCCCCTGGTTGCCCCGGATCCCTTGGTTGCAGAAATTCCCCCGCCGCCTCCAGTTCCAGCCGAGGCAGAGCAGGCAAGTCCACCCAGTCACGCTCCGGCTCCCAAACCGTTTGGAGGGCAAACCCAACTCCAGACACAAACTGCGCGGCTTCTGCATGTGCAAACCAATACTGTTATTGAATTGCCGCAAAATTTAACCGTCATCCACATCGGCAAGCCCAATGATCGGATTCCGCCCGATATTGATGTCGCCGGATTCCCAAATTCGGAAATCGTGTCGAGAATCCATGCAGACATTCGTGTGGAAGGCGATACGTATTACATTGAAGATGTGGGTAGCTCCAACGGTACTTATATCAACAATTCACCGTTGTCCCTCGGCAATCGTCATCGACTTCGTCCGGGCGATCGCATCGCCCTTGGGAAAGGAGATCAAGTCACCTTCCTATTCCAGTTCTCGTGA
- the maf gene encoding septum formation inhibitor Maf: MAASVPTFVLASASPARRRLLQMAGIDPVVRPSHFDESQIQHQNAAELVQQLAKAKASQIAGELRGDERHALVMGCDSVLALNGDVYGKPDSPQEAIARWQQMRGLMGELYTGHVLIDLPQDKTLVRCQMTQVQFAMVSDRQIEAYVASGEPLACAGCFALEGKGGLFVEKIIGCHSNVIGLSLPLLRQMLGDLGYDVIDFWRA, from the coding sequence ATGGCGGCATCTGTTCCTACCTTTGTGCTGGCGTCGGCGTCTCCGGCTCGGCGTCGGCTTTTGCAAATGGCTGGAATTGATCCGGTTGTGCGTCCTAGCCACTTTGATGAGTCGCAAATTCAGCATCAAAATGCGGCAGAACTGGTACAGCAGCTTGCAAAGGCAAAGGCATCCCAGATTGCCGGGGAACTGCGCGGCGATGAGCGTCATGCCTTAGTGATGGGCTGCGACTCGGTGCTGGCTCTGAATGGTGATGTCTATGGGAAGCCCGACAGTCCCCAGGAGGCGATCGCCCGGTGGCAGCAAATGCGCGGTCTGATGGGCGAACTCTATACGGGGCACGTGCTGATCGATCTCCCCCAGGACAAAACTCTGGTGCGGTGTCAAATGACCCAGGTGCAGTTCGCGATGGTGAGCGATCGCCAAATTGAAGCCTATGTTGCTAGCGGCGAACCCCTAGCCTGTGCGGGGTGTTTTGCCCTGGAAGGGAAAGGCGGGCTGTTTGTGGAAAAAATTATCGGCTGTCATAGTAACGTGATTGGCCTAAGTTTGCCCCTCCTGCGGCAGATGTTGGGGGATTTGGGCTATGACGTGATCGATTTCTGGCGGGCTTGA
- a CDS encoding M50 family metallopeptidase → MSDYWDKELERLTSSSTESDRGLKWLIIAAIATIVLWQIPFGNYILYPFTILATWFHEMGHGLMAMLLGGNFEKLLIFPNGSGIAMHSGSLFLGRLGQALVNAAGPMGPPVAGAALILLSRGRSSTRTGLLVLGAVLLISTLIWVRSLFGWVAIPLLGLSILAIALNSKPWLQAFAIQFLGVQACISTYHQVNYLFTEKAVINGQMMLSDSGQIAQALFLPYWFWGGLMAVASLIILWQSLHIAYR, encoded by the coding sequence ATGAGCGATTACTGGGACAAAGAACTAGAGCGATTAACCTCCTCCTCAACGGAGAGCGATCGCGGCCTGAAATGGCTGATCATTGCAGCGATCGCCACTATTGTTCTCTGGCAAATTCCCTTTGGAAACTATATCCTTTACCCCTTTACGATTTTGGCAACCTGGTTCCACGAAATGGGGCACGGACTGATGGCGATGCTGCTGGGGGGCAACTTTGAGAAACTGCTCATTTTTCCCAACGGTTCCGGCATTGCCATGCATAGTGGCTCCCTGTTCCTAGGGCGTTTGGGTCAGGCGTTGGTGAATGCGGCGGGGCCAATGGGGCCTCCCGTGGCCGGAGCCGCTCTGATTCTCCTGTCCCGGGGGCGCAGTTCGACCCGCACTGGCCTGCTGGTGCTAGGAGCCGTCCTGTTAATATCCACGCTGATCTGGGTGCGATCGCTCTTTGGCTGGGTAGCCATTCCCCTGTTGGGTCTCAGCATTTTGGCGATCGCCCTCAATAGTAAACCGTGGCTGCAAGCCTTTGCGATTCAATTTTTGGGCGTACAAGCTTGTATCAGTACCTATCATCAGGTCAACTATCTCTTTACTGAAAAAGCGGTCATCAATGGCCAAATGATGCTGTCCGACTCTGGACAAATCGCCCAAGCCCTGTTTTTACCCTACTGGTTTTGGGGCGGGCTGATGGCAGTTGCGTCGTTGATCATCCTGTGGCAGAGTTTACACATCGCCTATCGGTAA
- the pgl gene encoding 6-phosphogluconolactonase gives MERTVEVLADKAAMVERSLALILERMQTAIAERGQFTIALAGGSTPKPLYEAIAQQDLPWDKIHVFWGDERYVPPDHPDSNEGMARTAWLDQVPMPPENLHPMPTGLADPAIAAAQHDQEIRTFFQVAPGDIPRFDVILLGMGDDAHTASLFPNTEALQVCDRLVTLGNKSGQPRLTFTIPLINQARCVLFLVAGASKQDALAHVFAPEADPQQYPSRFIQPQGELWWLLDQAAGQSLSIG, from the coding sequence ATGGAACGAACGGTTGAAGTATTAGCAGATAAGGCGGCGATGGTGGAGCGATCGCTGGCTCTAATTCTCGAACGGATGCAGACGGCGATCGCGGAGCGAGGACAGTTCACGATCGCGTTGGCTGGGGGGAGTACCCCAAAGCCCTTGTATGAGGCGATCGCCCAGCAGGATTTACCCTGGGATAAAATCCACGTCTTTTGGGGGGATGAGCGCTATGTGCCGCCCGACCATCCCGATAGCAACGAGGGCATGGCGCGTACCGCTTGGCTGGATCAGGTGCCGATGCCGCCAGAAAATCTTCACCCGATGCCGACTGGATTAGCGGATCCCGCGATCGCCGCCGCCCAGCATGATCAGGAGATTCGCACCTTCTTCCAGGTTGCCCCCGGTGATATCCCGCGCTTTGATGTGATCTTGCTTGGCATGGGGGACGATGCCCACACGGCTTCTCTTTTTCCCAACACTGAAGCGCTGCAAGTGTGCGATCGCCTCGTAACCTTAGGCAATAAATCGGGACAGCCCCGGCTCACCTTCACCATTCCCCTGATCAACCAAGCCCGGTGCGTCCTGTTTTTGGTGGCGGGTGCCAGTAAGCAGGACGCCCTCGCCCACGTCTTTGCACCAGAGGCCGATCCCCAGCAGTATCCCTCGCGATTTATTCAACCCCAGGGAGAACTGTGGTGGCTCCTGGATCAAGCCGCAGGTCAATCGCTCTCCATCGGATGA
- a CDS encoding PhnD/SsuA/transferrin family substrate-binding protein, with translation MASVLVVRADSPIESLTDVNGRVLALGQPGSATGYYVPLYELYGTTPSEVRLGSTPAQILEWLSRGEADIGAMSQDEFERYRTSVDTPFRVLHTSRRIPSGSVLISPKVDRNQQELLQTVMGEALPAIAEEANSIPNAPPPNYDTLIEFIEKVKPIETNINQTPAPLYVED, from the coding sequence TTGGCCTCAGTGCTAGTTGTGCGTGCCGATAGCCCAATTGAATCGCTAACGGATGTGAACGGGCGCGTGCTGGCCTTGGGACAGCCCGGATCGGCTACTGGATACTACGTCCCCCTTTATGAGCTTTACGGAACAACGCCTTCGGAAGTGCGTTTAGGATCCACACCCGCCCAAATATTGGAGTGGCTTTCTCGGGGTGAGGCCGATATTGGCGCGATGTCTCAGGACGAATTTGAACGCTATCGTACCTCGGTGGATACGCCATTCCGAGTGCTGCACACCAGCCGACGGATTCCGTCCGGTTCTGTGCTGATTAGTCCCAAGGTTGACCGCAATCAGCAAGAGCTTTTGCAAACCGTGATGGGGGAAGCACTTCCGGCGATCGCCGAAGAGGCCAACTCCATTCCCAATGCCCCCCCACCGAACTATGACACGCTGATTGAGTTCATTGAGAAAGTGAAGCCGATTGAAACCAACATCAACCAAACCCCAGCACCGCTATACGTCGAGGACTAA
- a CDS encoding photosystem II reaction center PsbP family protein yields the protein MIKRVWAIVLLVIVGFGLQSCSSLGASFNSYVDNYDGYQFLYPTGWVEYSKATDGPDVVFHDIIQETENVSVVMSPVPEAKTLSDLGTPTEIGQRIAQKVLTSDAADRKAELVSAAQREVDGSTYYLLEYEVNLPGQKRHNLASAVVRRGQLYTFNASTTEDRWERMKDTFKQVVSSFSVY from the coding sequence ATGATCAAGCGAGTATGGGCCATCGTACTGTTGGTAATCGTTGGCTTCGGGTTGCAAAGTTGCTCGTCGTTGGGCGCAAGCTTTAACAGTTATGTCGATAACTACGACGGCTACCAATTCCTCTACCCCACGGGATGGGTGGAGTACTCCAAAGCGACGGATGGGCCAGATGTGGTCTTCCATGACATTATTCAGGAAACGGAAAACGTCAGCGTCGTCATGAGCCCGGTTCCTGAGGCCAAAACCCTTAGTGATTTGGGCACACCGACTGAAATTGGACAGCGGATTGCCCAAAAAGTCTTGACCTCGGACGCCGCCGATCGCAAAGCAGAACTCGTCAGTGCGGCACAGCGCGAGGTTGATGGTTCAACCTACTATCTTCTGGAGTACGAAGTTAATTTGCCCGGACAAAAACGGCATAACTTGGCGAGTGCGGTGGTTCGTCGGGGGCAACTGTACACCTTCAATGCTTCGACGACCGAAGATCGCTGGGAACGCATGAAGGATACCTTCAAACAGGTTGTGAGTTCTTTCTCGGTTTACTAA
- the fbp gene encoding class 1 fructose-bisphosphatase has protein sequence MTEQTTEQNSNQFVHEYALDRDCTTLSRHVLQQLQSFSNEAQDLSALMNRIALAGKLIARRLTRAGLVEDALGFTGRTNVQGEAVKRMDVFANQVFISVFEQSGLVCRLASEEMDTPYYIPENCPIGRYTLLYDPIDGSSNVDINLGVGSIFSIRRQEGDDLDSSAHDLLQNGHKQLAAGYILYGPSTMLVYSIGRGVHAFTLDPSLGEFILSSENIKVPAHGPVYSVNEGNFWQWDESIRDYNRYVHRHEGYTARYSGALVGDIHRILFQGGVFLYPGTVKNPEGKLRLLYESAPLAFLIEQAGGAASTGTQKILDVVPSKLHARTPLIIGSTEDVALVESFIREEERNKQEALSPS, from the coding sequence ATGACTGAGCAGACGACGGAACAGAATAGCAACCAGTTTGTCCACGAATACGCCCTCGATCGCGACTGTACCACCCTCTCGCGCCACGTACTGCAACAGCTTCAAAGCTTCTCCAATGAAGCCCAAGATCTCAGCGCATTAATGAACCGCATCGCCTTGGCTGGAAAGCTCATCGCCCGTCGTCTGACCCGCGCTGGTCTAGTGGAAGATGCCCTAGGGTTTACCGGACGCACCAACGTTCAAGGGGAAGCGGTCAAACGCATGGACGTTTTCGCCAATCAGGTTTTTATTTCCGTGTTTGAACAGAGCGGTCTCGTCTGTCGCCTCGCGTCCGAGGAAATGGATACCCCCTACTACATTCCCGAAAACTGCCCCATCGGACGCTACACCCTGCTCTACGACCCAATTGACGGCTCATCCAATGTTGACATCAATTTGGGGGTAGGGTCGATCTTTTCGATCCGACGGCAGGAAGGGGACGACCTCGATAGCTCTGCTCACGATCTGCTTCAGAACGGGCACAAGCAGCTTGCCGCAGGCTACATCCTCTATGGCCCTAGCACCATGCTGGTCTATTCCATTGGACGCGGCGTACATGCCTTCACCCTCGATCCCAGCCTTGGCGAATTTATTCTGTCCAGCGAAAATATTAAAGTTCCCGCCCATGGCCCCGTTTATAGTGTGAATGAAGGCAACTTCTGGCAGTGGGATGAATCCATCCGCGACTACAACCGCTATGTCCATCGCCATGAAGGCTATACCGCCCGTTACAGTGGTGCCTTGGTGGGGGATATTCATCGCATCTTGTTCCAAGGTGGCGTCTTCCTGTATCCAGGCACGGTTAAGAACCCAGAAGGAAAGCTGCGCCTGCTCTATGAGTCTGCACCATTGGCGTTTCTAATCGAACAAGCTGGAGGTGCAGCCAGCACAGGCACCCAAAAAATTCTAGACGTTGTGCCATCCAAACTTCATGCCCGCACACCTCTGATTATCGGCAGCACAGAAGATGTAGCCCTAGTAGAATCCTTTATTCGAGAAGAGGAGCGTAACAAACAAGAGGCTCTGTCCCCCTCCTAA
- a CDS encoding FHA domain-containing protein codes for MITLFLLHPLKQIPVQVWSFENESVIRIGRSSDNHVILYSAVVSRHHVELRRTGEKSWEIVNLGTNGTYLDGKRVNQIPVVDGVIIRLARSGPNLQIRLGSEALQEYDALSTRTYSQQSENAQPGNDLGEPHATLDPNQSPISSNEKDTSGRPSINRLPEQAIAPHNEATSRVSSSPLPQGLSIRHRFMPPSSLQPGNFASTAAATKITRTLANSRMLSPDQCPHERRGALFCEDCGQPLHVLKTVGDYQLVQVLGQGAVGITYLAWCRGQTLVLKTLRDRWIGDPKAHTALEAEATLLGQINHPRIPHLIEFLVEDDVPYLVIDMVNGRSLAQWVETNGAAPINQAAEWMRELCKILSYLHTFDPPILHRGIHPSSIICQDRFYAGKISLVDFGAIKPLLLGSGIPPDRTAYLAPEQFSLDATPAADLYGIAPLMAFLITRQDPVSFYRPVGDVWRFVGEAVPDIPAALAQMFTRLTAPNPGDRYQDALDLEADLQAFC; via the coding sequence GTGATTACTTTATTCCTCCTCCATCCGCTCAAGCAAATCCCAGTCCAAGTCTGGAGTTTTGAAAATGAATCTGTGATTCGGATTGGACGCTCAAGCGATAACCATGTCATTCTCTACAGTGCTGTGGTATCACGGCACCATGTTGAACTACGTCGCACTGGCGAAAAAAGTTGGGAAATCGTCAATTTAGGCACCAACGGCACCTACTTAGACGGTAAACGGGTCAACCAAATTCCCGTAGTTGATGGCGTGATCATTCGGTTGGCGCGTTCTGGCCCTAACCTGCAAATTCGGCTCGGTTCTGAAGCTCTCCAAGAGTACGACGCGCTATCGACACGAACCTATAGTCAGCAGTCGGAAAACGCCCAACCGGGGAATGATTTAGGCGAACCTCACGCCACCCTTGATCCCAATCAGTCTCCAATCTCGTCTAATGAGAAGGATACGAGTGGTCGTCCGAGCATCAATCGCTTACCAGAGCAGGCGATCGCCCCTCATAATGAAGCAACGTCTAGAGTCTCCTCCTCCCCACTGCCCCAGGGGCTATCCATCCGCCATCGCTTCATGCCCCCATCATCGTTACAGCCCGGAAACTTTGCCTCAACCGCCGCTGCCACCAAAATCACGCGAACGCTGGCGAACTCTCGGATGCTGTCACCGGATCAATGTCCCCATGAGCGGCGCGGTGCCCTATTTTGTGAGGATTGCGGTCAGCCGCTCCACGTTTTGAAAACCGTGGGTGATTATCAGCTCGTGCAGGTGTTGGGGCAGGGCGCTGTGGGCATCACCTATCTGGCCTGGTGTCGTGGACAAACGCTGGTGTTGAAGACCTTGCGCGATCGCTGGATTGGAGACCCGAAGGCTCATACCGCGCTAGAGGCCGAAGCAACCCTTCTAGGACAGATCAATCATCCCCGTATTCCCCACCTCATTGAGTTTTTGGTTGAAGATGACGTGCCCTACCTCGTCATAGACATGGTGAATGGGCGATCGCTTGCCCAGTGGGTTGAGACTAACGGTGCCGCGCCAATTAACCAAGCGGCAGAGTGGATGCGTGAACTCTGCAAGATTCTAAGCTACCTTCACACCTTCGACCCCCCGATTCTACATCGGGGCATTCATCCCTCCAGTATCATTTGCCAAGATCGCTTCTATGCCGGAAAAATCTCCCTCGTTGATTTTGGCGCGATTAAGCCTCTCCTTCTCGGTAGTGGCATCCCGCCCGATCGCACCGCCTACCTCGCACCAGAGCAGTTTTCCCTGGACGCGACCCCTGCTGCGGATTTGTACGGTATTGCACCCCTCATGGCATTTCTGATCACCAGGCAAGACCCGGTGTCTTTTTATCGACCCGTGGGTGATGTGTGGCGTTTCGTTGGGGAGGCGGTGCCAGATATTCCAGCCGCTCTGGCTCAAATGTTCACTCGTCTAACCGCCCCCAACCCTGGCGATCGCTATCAAGATGCCCTCGATCTAGAGGCAGATCTCCAAGCATTTTGCTAG